The following are encoded in a window of Labrus bergylta chromosome 16, fLabBer1.1, whole genome shotgun sequence genomic DNA:
- the LOC136183000 gene encoding galactose-3-O-sulfotransferase 2: MTIHRLANQLWRYRVTGLMLTLGVTCLLIFVGTYLLQQSSRHGRHKGWNKKLVKDKAQPAANPAGSSRHDHHYQERKRRSDTHPSDDHQAPKDGSPYNMMKPRTQTPPVVFLKTHKTGSSTVQNLLFRMGERDRATFAFPHHSYQFSYPEKFRAKFVDELPDDSSQYDLLCSNMRLDVEQLKQVMPENAVYITILREPLRTFESVFSYYTSTVPAFILAKKVAETTGHKSALSLFLESPDAFWDPKEPGNCLGRNPMSFDLGIDSQQWNTTWRTDLSLLEETFQLVMIAEHFDESLILLGSLLDLNMEELAYVRLNTRSLQDVTHLDDDTKDQISAWNTLDVLLYDFFLQIFLEKVEKYGLERLNSEVALLRATTNRIRRKCVARSGVYPEELEDLVRPWQTDTVTILGYQIQKNLTKPEQAFCTRLVLPELQYHAHLYFQQYGRDMRAVPTE; this comes from the exons ATGACCATCCACCGGCTGGCCAACCAGCTCTGGAGATATCGTGTTACAGGTCTCATGCTGACCTTGGGGGTCACCTGTCTTCTTATATTTGTAGGTACTTATTTGTTGCAGCAGTCAAG CCGTCATGGTCGACACAAAGGTTGGAACAAGAAGCTGGTGAAAGATAAAGCGCAACCTGCAGCCAATCCTGCAGGCTCCTCAAGACATGACCACCATTATCAAGAACGCAAAAGAAGAAGTGACACACATCCCTCTGACGACCATCAGGCTCCAAAAGATGGCAGTCCTTATAACATGATGAAGCCGCGGACTCAAACGCCTCCCGTTGTCTTCctcaaaacacacaagacaGGAAGCAGCACCGTCCAAAACCTGCTGTTCCGCATGGGAGAACGTGACAGAGCCACATTCGCTTTCCCTCATCACAGCTACCAGTTCAGCTACCCAGAGAA ATTCAGGGCTAAATTTGTGGACGAGTTACCCGACGACTCCTCTCAGTACGACCTTCTCTGCAGCAACATGCGACTGGACGTCGAGCAGTTGAAGCAGGTGATGCCAGAGAACGCTGTCTACATCACCATCCTCCGTGAACCCCTGCGGACATTTGAGTCTGTCTTCTCGTACTACACCTCCACGGTTCCTGCATTCATTTTGGCCAAAAAGGTAGCGGAGACGACGGGGCACAAGTCGGCATTGTCTCTTTTCCTGGAGTCGCCCGACGCATTCTGGGACCCCAAAGAACCCGGGAATTGCCTGGGAAGGAACCCGATGAGCTTTGATTTGGGTATCGACAGCCAGCAGTGGAACACCACCTGGAGGACTGACCTGTCTCTGCTCGAGGAGACGTTCCAGCTGGTTATGATAGCGGAGCATTTTGACGAGTCTCTGATCCTCCTGGGCAGCCTGCTGGATCTGAACATGGAGGAACTTGCGTACGTCCGCCTCAACACGCGGTCCCTCCAGGACGTTACTCACCTAGATGACGACACTAAAGATCAGATCAGTGCCTGGAACACTTTGGACGTGCTGCTCTATGACTTTTTCCTCCAGATCTTCCTGGAAAAGGTAGAAAAGTACGGGTTGGAGAGGCTGAACAGCGAGGTCGCTCTCCTGAGAGCCACCACAAACAGAATCAGACGGAAATGTGTGGCCAGGTCGGGGGTGTACCCCGAGGAACTGGAGGACCTGGTGAGACCTTGGCAGACTGACACCGTTACTATCCTGGGTTATCAGATACAGAAAAACCTGACCAAGCCAGAGCAAGCGTTCTGCACTCGTCTAGTGCTGCCTGAACTTCAGTACCATGCACATCTGTATTTTCAGCAGTATGGTCGAGACATGAGAGCCGTGCCTACAGAgtga
- the LOC110000670 gene encoding cysteine protease atg4da: MNPSSSSVSLEGQPPDDELTEDWHFLTAEFNGTQQLEESREDEDAEEVEDRGRLRSKLVSAWNSVKYGWSLKQKSKFSRSSPVIMLGKSYELKDQGDREHFRRSFTTLLWLTYRRGFPPLSGGSLTTDSGWGCVLRTGQMLLAQGLLLHLMPPGWTWCASQRVSKDDSDLQVSSTGRGLYLKEEEEKKSRRHSLDSNLNRPMEATHRRVVTWFLDRPAAPFGIHTLVELGKSSGKKAGDWYGPSIAAHILRKAVAASADVPNLVVYVAQDCTIYLEDVKRLCERPPPQCWKSVIVLVPVRLGGQDLNPSYITCVKRLLTLQSCIGIIGGKPKHSLFFVGFQDDHLLHLDPHYCRPTVDTTKQNFPLESFHCKYPRKMSFSRMDPSCTIGFYAKGQKDFEAMCSAVNEVLTTSAEMYPMFIFVDGASQEEEESCRTSSNDITYIQRNAEHRHVVTSNSMDEFVLL; this comes from the exons ATGAATCCCAGCTCCTCGTCGGTCAGCTTGGAGGGCCAGCCCCCCGACGATGAGCTGACGGAGGATTGGCACTTCCTCACCGCTGAGTTCAACGGGACTCAGCAGCTGGAAGAGAGCCGGGAGGACGAGGACGCCGAGGAGGTCGAGGACAGAGGCAGACTCAGATCCAAGCTGGTCTCGGCGTGGAACAGTGTCAAATATG GCTGGtccttgaagcagaaatccaaATTCAGCAGAAGCTCTCCGGTGATCATGTTGGGAAAGTCCTACGAGCTCAAGGATCAAG gggacAGAGAGCACTTCCGGCGCTCCTTCACGACTCTCCTGTGGTTGACGTACAGACGGGGTTTCCCTCCGCTATCAGGGGGCTCTCTGACCACCGACAGCGGCTGGGGGTGTGTCCTGAGGACGGGGCAGATGCTGCTGGCACAAGGCCTGCTGCTGCACCTGATGCCTCCAG GTTGGACTTGGTGTGCGAGCCAACGTGTCAGCAAAGACGACTCGGACCTTCAGGTGAGCAGCACCGGGCGAGGGCTGTatttaaaggaggaggaggagaagaaaagccGACGACACAGCTTGGATTCCAACCTGAACAGACCGATGGAGGCGACACACAGACGGGTGGTGACGTGGTTTTTGGACCGTCCCGCGGCCCCCTTTGGGATACATACGCTGGTGGAGTTGGGGAAAAGTTCGGGGAAGAAGGCCGGGGACTGGTACGGACCGTCCATCGCAGCTCACATCCTCCG gaAAGCCGTGGCGGCGTCAGCAGACGTTCCCAATCTGGTCGTGTATGTTGCACAGGATTGCACCA tttatttagAGGACGTGAAGCGGCTGTGTGAGCGACCTCCTCCTCAGTGCTGGAAGTCCGTCATCGTTCTCGTTCCTGTGCGCCTCGGAGGGCAAGATCTCAACCCCTCCTACATCACATGTGTCAAA AGACTCCTGACGCTGCAGAGCTGCATTGGAATCATCGGAGGCAAACCAAAGCACTCTTTGTTCTTCGTGGGCTTCCAGG ATGACCACCTGCTGCACTTGGACCCTCACTACTGTCGGCCCACGGTCGATACAACCAAGCAGAACTTTCCCTTGGAG tcaTTTCACTGTAAATATCCCAGGAAGATGTCGTTCTCTCGCATGGATCCCAGCTGTACCATCGGGTTTTATGCAAAAGGTCAGAAGGACTTTGAAGCAATGTGCTCGGCTGTTAACGAG GTTCTGACCACGTCTGCAGAGATGTACcccatgtttatttttgtggatGGAGCgagtcaggaggaagaagagtctTGCAGAACGTCCTCCAACGACATCACCTACATCCAGAGGAACGCCGAACACAGACACGTGGTGACGAGCAACAGCATGGACGAGTTTGTTCTGTTGTGA